A single Ziziphus jujuba cultivar Dongzao chromosome 11, ASM3175591v1 DNA region contains:
- the LOC107418970 gene encoding peptidyl-prolyl cis-trans isomerase CYP21-4 has translation MARIKPQALLIQSKKKKGPTRVSVTTIVLCNLVVVLIVLSLFATYRHWSRRSVEHIGGSGLPNHVSTDGLDDSKKYDLPGFAILNTSKGYITVELFKDGSPEIVDRFLDLCQKGHFKGMTFSHVIKHYVIHGGDSQGLGAAEEWISKGKLRGQLNTSPKHEAFMLGTSKIKQDGKGFELFITTAPIPDLNDKLIVFGRVIKGEDVVQEIEEVDTDEHYRPKARVGINNVTLKRDI, from the exons ATGGCGAGGATAAAGCCTCAAGCTTTGTTAATTCAGAGCAAAAAGAAGAAGGGGCCGACTCGAGTCAGCGTTACTACCATAGTTTTATGCAATTTAGTTGTGGTTTTAATTGTATTGTCTTTATTTGCGACTTATCGCCACTGGTCTAGAAG gtCAGTGGAACATATTGGTGGCAGTGGTTTACCAAATCAcgtg AGCACTGATGGCTTGGATGATTCAAAGAAGTACGATCTGCCTGGTTTTGCT ATTCTAAATACGTCGAAAGGTTATATCACAGTGGAACTTTTCAAGGATGGATCTCCTGAGATTGTGGACAGATTCCTTGACTTGTG TCAAAAAGGACACTTCAAGGGCATGACCTTCAGTCATGTGATAAAACACTATGTCATTCATGGTGGAGATTCCCAAGGGCTTGGAGCAGCCGAAGAGTGGATTTCGAAAGGGAAGCTTCGTGGTCAGCTTAATACAAG TCCGAAGCATGAAGCTTTTATGCTTGGAACTTCAAAGATTAAACAAGATGGCAAAGGATTTGAACTTTTCATCACAACTGCACCAATACCAGATTTAAATGATAAGCTCATCGTGTTCGGGAGGGTCATAAAGGGAGAGGATGTGGTGCAG GAAATTGAAGAGGTCGATACAGATGAACATTATCGCCCCAAAGCTCGTGTAGGGATCAATAATGTGACCCTGAAACGtgatatttaa
- the LOC107419011 gene encoding FIP1[III]-like protein isoform X2 — translation MEDFDDDFGELYADVEAQSSSVMNWVPEFHRLYTGPEVEDNSDSTGNAMNAGPSSKEGFASALNNNPSSIGNDSTLKSATCLERNEENYGSDSEDDLNILLNDEDCESKNFLVSDRGSMKNDKDNEDDDDDGGGGIVAGKEFKCVRTHGSSFPSNVTSSVSVRDKWDYNVCGVPKGSNSCQIALNRASFPSSMLTQSGYGPYGFSLPWYRFIFDVNIDTFEEKPWRYPGVDVTDFFNFGFNEDSWKQYCDSLRHTFMQSGVSVYESSKLYQVHEAGTGYDKLVQETGDEMPQVESGNLASPSRFVDYGESHLELPKGRVIQVEDGITERQPSADIRRRPRNRDSGVVIQITVQDFSEEVSDSPERLGHAHSTIPQASENEKFVAKDNKDASHPESCKGDEHSVESLEGNVGFERCSQKATAFKPMTSYPDNHGNGQSPDVDVHHLKKINSFSSEGTVGLLETVKNTNDSVCKTTVADPCIIETELLLGDEVELSPTSSCFASDTETSKDSILFFHEEAARPVRRSSMDPGTKLRESISSYHKNSKANGAKRKSVEIRDCSRYKFPNKDKQKHHTRKHETPLQPKKKTIYDNDASPISDGEQLYDRDCLLLNHSRQKEKLQDLEFSDKILAYRQESKHSRYYDGRRYAESHICNVGRNYPCSKGSRNFHEESNPYVRKKSKERGYLFEGGKRERYHCGRRNLTMDRSPLTYKESGNLVPRISSITFENMDSQFKRQSERLQFRKLYNHNNQFLGHGCDDFEQNRYVRSVPLTDLERDILHENSKRMLPHIRRESKDSHRSRYDDPPSLELDSSWSEETEDEYYRNLDNMYLSHQSEREFFEADRVSWNDSISQRLDAFDSRLTGRYQRHGRQLLSREERQNNWFDNYDDADEIEDGTFYPNEQDNLGQGRCNQQPDVLHWAENDLTMRHRDEKMNPEKSSFFCNGSVGRGRSPATYGSPHDDMQAKQHVFKKMRNGSNTLFTNRSSKMYTSKHEQTVLRSRNSIDLIVDEGKSSRRCPRARNLKYDGRSENGDPEIAEEQLIKSVYFNEFPRKKEILHELQKDGHHYNNEKSHQKFPVLRNEDFDIEEGQIVTEETYITGIIGRSHATECQVVNCNMKRQLQCRETTSNPGKIVGANDDQRIVEMLAKMEKRRERFKEPITVNKEEENCLKAEVLIVDTVENKQHRPARKRRWGGG, via the exons ATGGAAGATTTTGACGATGACTTCGGAGAGCTTTACGCAGATGTCGAAGCTCAGTCTAGTTCCGTCATGAATTGGGTACCGGAATTTCATCGATTGTATACGGGACCAGAAGTAGAAGATAACAGTGATAGTACTGGCAATGCAATGAACGCCGGCCCTAGCTCCAAGGAAGGATTTGCCTCTGCTCTAAATAATAACCCCAGCTCAATTGGCAACGATTCGACCCTCAAATCTGCTACTTGCTTGGAAAGAAATGAGGAAAATTATGGAAGTGATAGTGAAGATGATCTGAATATACTACTCAATGATGAGGACTGTGAGAGTAAGAATTTTCTGGTTAGTGACCGAGGGAGTATGAAGAATGATAAGGATAATgaagatgacgatgatgatggtggtggtggtataGTGGCTGGGAAGGAGTTCAAG TGCGTGAGAACTCATGGATCATCATTTCCAAGCAATGTGACCTCTTCCGTATCAGTAAGGGACAAGTGGGATTACAATGTTTGTGGTGTGCCTAAGGGATCAAACTCCTGTCAGATCGCCCTCAATCGTGCTTCTTTCCCCAGTTCGATGCTGACTCAAAGTGGATATGGACCATATGGTTTCTCTCTTCCTTGGTATAG GTTTATATTTGATGTAAATATCGATACGTTTGAGGAGAAGCCATGGAGGTATCCTGGAGTAGATGTAACGGATTTcttcaattttggtttcaatgaGGACAGCTGGAAACAATACTGCGACTCcctg AGGCATACATTCATGCAATCAGGGGTCTCTGTTTATGAGTCTTCAAAACTTTACCAG GTTCATGAAGCAGGAACTGGGTATGATAAACTGGTTCAGGAAACAGGTGATGAAATGCCTCAAGTTGAATCTGGAAACCTAGCTTCTCCATCAAGATTTGTAGACTATGGAGAGAGTCATTTGGAGTTA CCAAAAGGCAGAGTGATTCAGGTTGAGGATGGGATTACTGAACGTCAACCCTCTGCTGACATAAGAAGGCGTCCACGTAATCGGGACTCAGGTGTTGTAATACAG ATCACCGTGCAGGATTTCAGTGAGGAAGTGTCTGATTCTCCtgaaagactaggccatgctcaCAGCACCATACCTCAGGCATCTGAAAATGAGAAATTTGTTGCAAAGGATAACAAAGATGCTTCCCATCCTGAGAGCTGCAAAGGAGATGAACACTCTGTAGAATCTCTGGAAGGAAATGTTGGATTTGAGAG GTGTTCTCAGAAGGCAACTGCCTTTAAGCCAATGACATCTTATCCTGATAATCATGGAAATGGACAAAGTCCTGATGTGGATGTGCATCATCTTAAGAAgataaattctttttcttcagaAGGAACTGTAGGATTGTTGGAAACTGTTAAAAACACAAATGATAGTGTTTGCAAGACTACTGTTGCAGATCCATGCATTATAGAAACAGAACTATTGCTTGGTGATGAGGTTGAACTTAGCCCCACTTCATCTTGTTTTGCAAGTGATACTGAAACATCTAAAGATAGCATTCTTTTTTTTCATGAGGAAGCTGCTCGTCCTGTAAGAAGGTCATCAATGGATCCAGGCACTAAATTACGGGAGTCTATTTCATCTTATCATAAGAATTCAAAAGCAAATGGTGCCAAAAGAAAATCAGTTGAAATTAGAGATTGTTCCAGATATAAATTTCCTAACAAAGATAAGCAAAAGCATCATACTAGGAAGCATGAGACTCCACTACAACCTAAGAAGAAAACCATATATGACAATGATGCGTCCCCCATATCAGATGGAGAGCAGCTTTATGATAGGGATTGCTTGTTGCTTAATCACAGCAGGCAGAAGGAAAAACTGCAAGATCTTGAGTTTAGTGATAAAATTCTTGCATATCGTCAAGAGTCAAAACATTCTCGCTATTATGATGGTAGAAGGTATGCCGAAAGCCACATTTGTAATGTTGGCAGAAATTATCCTTGTAGTAAAGGAAGTCGTAATTTCCATGAAGAGAGCAATCCGTATGTCAGAAAAAAGTCAAAGGAAAGGGGTTATCTTTTTGAAGGTGGGAAGAGAGAGAGGTATCATTGTGGAAGAAGAAATCTTACCATGGACAGGAGTCCTCTCACTTATAAAGAGTCGGGGAACTTGGTTCCAAGGATTTCCTCCATTACTTTTGAAAATATGGATTCTCAATTCAAAAGGCAGAGCGAAAGACTTCAGTTTAGGAAGTTATACAACCACAATAATCAGTTTCTTGGCCATGGATGTGATGATTTTGAGCAAAACAGATATGTAAGATCTGTTCCATTGACCGACCTGGAAAGAGATATATTACATGAAAATAGCAAGAGAATGTTGCCACACATCAGGAGAGAATCGAAAGACTCTCACAGGAGTAGATATGATGATCCTCCATCTTTAGAATTAGATAGTTCATGGTCTGAGGAAACTGAAGATGAATACTACAGGAACTTAGATAACATGTATTTGTCACATCAGTCTGAAAGAGAATTTTTCGAGGCTGATAGAGTAAGTTGGAATGATTCCATATCACAAAGACTTGATGCTTTTGATTCAAGATTAACTGGAAGATACCAGAGACATGGAAGACAATTATTGTCAAGGGAAGAAAGACAGAATAATTGGTTTGATAATTATGATGATGCTGATGAAATTGAAGATGGTACTTTTTACCCTAACGAACAGGATAATCTGGGGCAAGGGAGATGTAATCAGCAACCTGATGTGCTGCACTGGGCTGAGAATGACCTAACTATGAGGCATCGAGATGAAAAAATGAATCCTGAAAAGTCATCCTTTTTCTGTAATGGAAGTGTAGGACGTGGAAGGAGTCCTGCCACATATGGATCACCACATGATGATATGCAAGCAAAACAACATGTATTTAAAAAGATGAGAAATGGAAGTAATACCCTCTTTACTAATAGAAGTTCTAAGATGTACACAAGTAAGCATGAGCAGACAGTTCTGAGGAGCCGGAATTCAATTGACTTGATTGTTGATGAAGGAAAG TCCTCCAGAAGATGCCCCAGAGCCAGAAATTTGAAGTATGATGGTCGGTCTGAAAACGGGGATCCAGAGATTGCAGAGGAGCAACTCATCAAATCAGTGTATTTTAATGAATTTCCCAGAAAGAAGGAAATCCTACACGAGCTTCAGAAAGATGGGCACCACTATAACAATGAGAAGTCGCATCAAAAGTTTCCAGTTTTGCGAAATGAAGATTTCGATATCGAGGAAGGTCAGATAGTTACAGAAGAAACATACATTACTGGTATAATAGGAAGAAGTCATGCTACTGAATGTCAAGTAGTTAACTGCAATATGAAGAGACAATTGCAGTGTAGAGAAACTACTTCCAATCCAGGTAAGATTGTAGGGGCAAATGATGACCAGCGGATTGTTGAGATGTTAGCTAAGATGGAGAAGCGCAGGGAACGATTTAAGGAGCCAATCACTGTGAATAAGGAGGAAGAAAACTGTCTGAAGGCTGAAGTTCTTATTGTTGACACAGTTGAAAATAAGCAGCATAGGCCAGCCAGAAAGAGGAGGTGGGGTGGTGGTTAG
- the LOC107419011 gene encoding FIP1[III]-like protein isoform X1, with amino-acid sequence MEDFDDDFGELYADVEAQSSSVMNWVPEFHRLYTGPEVEDNSDSTGNAMNAGPSSKEGFASALNNNPSSIGNDSTLKSATCLERNEENYGSDSEDDLNILLNDEDCESKNFLVSDRGSMKNDKDNEDDDDDGGGGIVAGKEFKCVRTHGSSFPSNVTSSVSVRDKWDYNVCGVPKGSNSCQIALNRASFPSSMLTQSGYGPYGFSLPWYRFIFDVNIDTFEEKPWRYPGVDVTDFFNFGFNEDSWKQYCDSLEQFQRHTFMQSGVSVYESSKLYQVHEAGTGYDKLVQETGDEMPQVESGNLASPSRFVDYGESHLELPKGRVIQVEDGITERQPSADIRRRPRNRDSGVVIQITVQDFSEEVSDSPERLGHAHSTIPQASENEKFVAKDNKDASHPESCKGDEHSVESLEGNVGFERCSQKATAFKPMTSYPDNHGNGQSPDVDVHHLKKINSFSSEGTVGLLETVKNTNDSVCKTTVADPCIIETELLLGDEVELSPTSSCFASDTETSKDSILFFHEEAARPVRRSSMDPGTKLRESISSYHKNSKANGAKRKSVEIRDCSRYKFPNKDKQKHHTRKHETPLQPKKKTIYDNDASPISDGEQLYDRDCLLLNHSRQKEKLQDLEFSDKILAYRQESKHSRYYDGRRYAESHICNVGRNYPCSKGSRNFHEESNPYVRKKSKERGYLFEGGKRERYHCGRRNLTMDRSPLTYKESGNLVPRISSITFENMDSQFKRQSERLQFRKLYNHNNQFLGHGCDDFEQNRYVRSVPLTDLERDILHENSKRMLPHIRRESKDSHRSRYDDPPSLELDSSWSEETEDEYYRNLDNMYLSHQSEREFFEADRVSWNDSISQRLDAFDSRLTGRYQRHGRQLLSREERQNNWFDNYDDADEIEDGTFYPNEQDNLGQGRCNQQPDVLHWAENDLTMRHRDEKMNPEKSSFFCNGSVGRGRSPATYGSPHDDMQAKQHVFKKMRNGSNTLFTNRSSKMYTSKHEQTVLRSRNSIDLIVDEGKSSRRCPRARNLKYDGRSENGDPEIAEEQLIKSVYFNEFPRKKEILHELQKDGHHYNNEKSHQKFPVLRNEDFDIEEGQIVTEETYITGIIGRSHATECQVVNCNMKRQLQCRETTSNPGKIVGANDDQRIVEMLAKMEKRRERFKEPITVNKEEENCLKAEVLIVDTVENKQHRPARKRRWGGG; translated from the exons ATGGAAGATTTTGACGATGACTTCGGAGAGCTTTACGCAGATGTCGAAGCTCAGTCTAGTTCCGTCATGAATTGGGTACCGGAATTTCATCGATTGTATACGGGACCAGAAGTAGAAGATAACAGTGATAGTACTGGCAATGCAATGAACGCCGGCCCTAGCTCCAAGGAAGGATTTGCCTCTGCTCTAAATAATAACCCCAGCTCAATTGGCAACGATTCGACCCTCAAATCTGCTACTTGCTTGGAAAGAAATGAGGAAAATTATGGAAGTGATAGTGAAGATGATCTGAATATACTACTCAATGATGAGGACTGTGAGAGTAAGAATTTTCTGGTTAGTGACCGAGGGAGTATGAAGAATGATAAGGATAATgaagatgacgatgatgatggtggtggtggtataGTGGCTGGGAAGGAGTTCAAG TGCGTGAGAACTCATGGATCATCATTTCCAAGCAATGTGACCTCTTCCGTATCAGTAAGGGACAAGTGGGATTACAATGTTTGTGGTGTGCCTAAGGGATCAAACTCCTGTCAGATCGCCCTCAATCGTGCTTCTTTCCCCAGTTCGATGCTGACTCAAAGTGGATATGGACCATATGGTTTCTCTCTTCCTTGGTATAG GTTTATATTTGATGTAAATATCGATACGTTTGAGGAGAAGCCATGGAGGTATCCTGGAGTAGATGTAACGGATTTcttcaattttggtttcaatgaGGACAGCTGGAAACAATACTGCGACTCcctg GAACAATTTCAGAGGCATACATTCATGCAATCAGGGGTCTCTGTTTATGAGTCTTCAAAACTTTACCAG GTTCATGAAGCAGGAACTGGGTATGATAAACTGGTTCAGGAAACAGGTGATGAAATGCCTCAAGTTGAATCTGGAAACCTAGCTTCTCCATCAAGATTTGTAGACTATGGAGAGAGTCATTTGGAGTTA CCAAAAGGCAGAGTGATTCAGGTTGAGGATGGGATTACTGAACGTCAACCCTCTGCTGACATAAGAAGGCGTCCACGTAATCGGGACTCAGGTGTTGTAATACAG ATCACCGTGCAGGATTTCAGTGAGGAAGTGTCTGATTCTCCtgaaagactaggccatgctcaCAGCACCATACCTCAGGCATCTGAAAATGAGAAATTTGTTGCAAAGGATAACAAAGATGCTTCCCATCCTGAGAGCTGCAAAGGAGATGAACACTCTGTAGAATCTCTGGAAGGAAATGTTGGATTTGAGAG GTGTTCTCAGAAGGCAACTGCCTTTAAGCCAATGACATCTTATCCTGATAATCATGGAAATGGACAAAGTCCTGATGTGGATGTGCATCATCTTAAGAAgataaattctttttcttcagaAGGAACTGTAGGATTGTTGGAAACTGTTAAAAACACAAATGATAGTGTTTGCAAGACTACTGTTGCAGATCCATGCATTATAGAAACAGAACTATTGCTTGGTGATGAGGTTGAACTTAGCCCCACTTCATCTTGTTTTGCAAGTGATACTGAAACATCTAAAGATAGCATTCTTTTTTTTCATGAGGAAGCTGCTCGTCCTGTAAGAAGGTCATCAATGGATCCAGGCACTAAATTACGGGAGTCTATTTCATCTTATCATAAGAATTCAAAAGCAAATGGTGCCAAAAGAAAATCAGTTGAAATTAGAGATTGTTCCAGATATAAATTTCCTAACAAAGATAAGCAAAAGCATCATACTAGGAAGCATGAGACTCCACTACAACCTAAGAAGAAAACCATATATGACAATGATGCGTCCCCCATATCAGATGGAGAGCAGCTTTATGATAGGGATTGCTTGTTGCTTAATCACAGCAGGCAGAAGGAAAAACTGCAAGATCTTGAGTTTAGTGATAAAATTCTTGCATATCGTCAAGAGTCAAAACATTCTCGCTATTATGATGGTAGAAGGTATGCCGAAAGCCACATTTGTAATGTTGGCAGAAATTATCCTTGTAGTAAAGGAAGTCGTAATTTCCATGAAGAGAGCAATCCGTATGTCAGAAAAAAGTCAAAGGAAAGGGGTTATCTTTTTGAAGGTGGGAAGAGAGAGAGGTATCATTGTGGAAGAAGAAATCTTACCATGGACAGGAGTCCTCTCACTTATAAAGAGTCGGGGAACTTGGTTCCAAGGATTTCCTCCATTACTTTTGAAAATATGGATTCTCAATTCAAAAGGCAGAGCGAAAGACTTCAGTTTAGGAAGTTATACAACCACAATAATCAGTTTCTTGGCCATGGATGTGATGATTTTGAGCAAAACAGATATGTAAGATCTGTTCCATTGACCGACCTGGAAAGAGATATATTACATGAAAATAGCAAGAGAATGTTGCCACACATCAGGAGAGAATCGAAAGACTCTCACAGGAGTAGATATGATGATCCTCCATCTTTAGAATTAGATAGTTCATGGTCTGAGGAAACTGAAGATGAATACTACAGGAACTTAGATAACATGTATTTGTCACATCAGTCTGAAAGAGAATTTTTCGAGGCTGATAGAGTAAGTTGGAATGATTCCATATCACAAAGACTTGATGCTTTTGATTCAAGATTAACTGGAAGATACCAGAGACATGGAAGACAATTATTGTCAAGGGAAGAAAGACAGAATAATTGGTTTGATAATTATGATGATGCTGATGAAATTGAAGATGGTACTTTTTACCCTAACGAACAGGATAATCTGGGGCAAGGGAGATGTAATCAGCAACCTGATGTGCTGCACTGGGCTGAGAATGACCTAACTATGAGGCATCGAGATGAAAAAATGAATCCTGAAAAGTCATCCTTTTTCTGTAATGGAAGTGTAGGACGTGGAAGGAGTCCTGCCACATATGGATCACCACATGATGATATGCAAGCAAAACAACATGTATTTAAAAAGATGAGAAATGGAAGTAATACCCTCTTTACTAATAGAAGTTCTAAGATGTACACAAGTAAGCATGAGCAGACAGTTCTGAGGAGCCGGAATTCAATTGACTTGATTGTTGATGAAGGAAAG TCCTCCAGAAGATGCCCCAGAGCCAGAAATTTGAAGTATGATGGTCGGTCTGAAAACGGGGATCCAGAGATTGCAGAGGAGCAACTCATCAAATCAGTGTATTTTAATGAATTTCCCAGAAAGAAGGAAATCCTACACGAGCTTCAGAAAGATGGGCACCACTATAACAATGAGAAGTCGCATCAAAAGTTTCCAGTTTTGCGAAATGAAGATTTCGATATCGAGGAAGGTCAGATAGTTACAGAAGAAACATACATTACTGGTATAATAGGAAGAAGTCATGCTACTGAATGTCAAGTAGTTAACTGCAATATGAAGAGACAATTGCAGTGTAGAGAAACTACTTCCAATCCAGGTAAGATTGTAGGGGCAAATGATGACCAGCGGATTGTTGAGATGTTAGCTAAGATGGAGAAGCGCAGGGAACGATTTAAGGAGCCAATCACTGTGAATAAGGAGGAAGAAAACTGTCTGAAGGCTGAAGTTCTTATTGTTGACACAGTTGAAAATAAGCAGCATAGGCCAGCCAGAAAGAGGAGGTGGGGTGGTGGTTAG